From Mumia sp. ZJ1417:
AGGCGTAGGTGCCCTGGCCCTTGACCGAGTCGAGCGTGAAGTGCGGGATCGGCAGTCCGTCACGGGCGAACGCGAACACCATGTGGCTGTCCAGACCGATCATGTCGACCGCGAGGCCCACGTACACGACCTTGCCGATCGGGTTGGAGTCGTCGGTCGGGACGAAGACGCGAACGTCACCCACGGGGTCCGGCGTCATCGGCGACGTGAGCGTACGGAACGCGGAACCGTCGTCGGCGGTCACCTCGACCAAGCCACGCTCGGCGACGATGCGCTCCCATGCGCGCTCGCACAAGCCGCGCGGAAGGCTCACAGACGCCTCGGACTCGGTGGTGCTCATGCGGGGACCTCTTCTTCACGCGTCGTCGTCTTGGTGCTGTCGGTGCGCGGGACGTCCCCGCGCTCTTCGCGCTCGACCCGCTTGCCGAGCAGCTCCTTGCTGCGGACCTCCTTGAAGTTCCACGCCGAGGCCAGCTCGGGGACCTCCTTGCGGGTCGGCGACGGGATCACGCGCGCCTCGACCCGGGCAGGGCCCTCGCCGACGATCGTGTTGCCCTCGACCGACCAGCCCTTGTCGATGAGCTCCTGACGGCGGCGGCGGTAGAGCACGGCGTTGTAGTCGCTCTTGACGTGCAGCTCTGCCGACAGGTCGAACGGGAGGAGCTCGGGGCGCACCCCGTTGACGACGGCCTCGTCCTCGTACAGCACCTTGAACACGCGACGGCGCGCGTCACGGTCGGCCCACTTGCCCTTGAAGAACGTCCGCAGCGCGACGAACTTGACGAGTGTGGTCTCCTCGTCGATCGGGATGTTGACGTCGAAGATCTTGAGCTTGCCCATCGGGGTGTCGACCTCAAGCAGGATCATGTTGGGCAGCCACCAGGTGGTGGAGACCGGCACCTGCGGACGCTTCATGAGGTCCTTGGTCTTGTTGGGGTTGAGCATGCCCCAGATGCCCTTGGAGTTCGGCGGGTTGAGCTTGACCGACACCTTGCAGTGCCACTCCGACTCCTCGATCTCGAACTCGGGGACCTCCGGCTTCTCCTTGTTGCCGAAGACGCCGCCGTGCACGAACGGCGTGTGCGCGACGTCGACGCCGTTCTCGAGGATGCGCTCGTAGTTGGACTTCCAGAGGAACGAACCGGTGACCGCACGGTAGGTCTCGGTGTCGTCGATGGCCGACCAGTCGGGCAGCGGCGGGCGCTCGGCCTCGGGCAGGTCGCCCATGTAGATCCAGATGAAGCGGTGCTTCTCCTGGACCGGGTAGGCGTCGATGCGCGCCTTGCGCGGGATGCCCTTGTCGGGGTGCGCGGGGATCTTGCGCACGGACCCGTCGGGCTCGTACTCCCAGCCGTGGTACGGACAGACGATGCAGTCGTCCTTGACCTCGCCGCCCGACAGCGCCGCACCACGGTGCACACACAGGTCGGACATGGCGACGACGCTGTTGTCGCTCGACTTGCGGTAGATGACGAGCTGCTGTCCGAGAAGCTTGACCTTCTTCGGGGTCCCGGCGGGGAGATCCTCGCTGAACTCGACGGCGTACCAGAAATTCTTGAACATCGCGGGTCTCCTCCTAGCGTCGCCGAATCTCGGCGATCTCCGAGCGGGGCTGCTCCGCCAGCAGCTCCAGTGCGTTCTTGGCCTCGACATCCCCGCGCACGGTCGCGCGGAGGAACGAGGTGACGGTGGTGGCGAGCGCGTCGCGCTGGGCGGCGGCGTCACCGGTGGACGGGTCTTCGAGGAAACCGCGTGCCGTGGTGGGGTCTTCGGGGTGGATCGCGAGCATGTGCGTCGCGTCCGCGAGGTGGACGAGCCAGGCCTCGGTCGTCGACGGGAGCGCCCGCTCCCACGTCGCCGTGATCGGGTCGTGAGCGGGAGCGTCCGGGTCCTCGCCGTACCGGATGGCGCTGGCGGCGACCACACCGTCCGCCGTGCCGGCCAGCAGCATCACCGGTGCCTCGACCGGCGCCGGCAGCAGGGTGCTCGGCGGGTGCCCGAGCATCTGCGAGGCCTTCGTGTGGGCACCGTACGTCGCGACGGCGCGCACCTCGGGGAACCACTGCGGGCTCGCCGACTGCAGGGCAACGGTGCCGCCGGCCGAGTGACCGAACAGCGCGACGGCGCCGGTGTCGAGGAGCCCCGCGAGCGGGCCGGACTCCCCCAGCGCCGTGACGGCGCCGAGCACCGGACGCAACGCCTGGGTCGTCGGCCCGCTGCCGTAGGTGTCCGGGCCGACGGTGCCGAGGTCGACACCGGGCGTCAGCCCGTACTCGCCCACGCTGTGCTCACTGGGAGGAAAGAGCTCCCCCACCCAGTCGTACGTGACCGCGACGAAGCCGGCCTCGACCAGCCGCACGGCCAACCACGCGTAGGCGTCGGCGCAGACGTTGACGCCCGAGAGGATCACGGCCAGCGGGTACGGGGCACCCGCCGGGTCCGCCGCGAGACGGCCGCTCATCCGCTCGGCCGTCGTCGTCGCGGGCAGCGCCGGGTAGCGCACCGTGACGTGCGCCGTGTCGTACGGAGCCTCGGCTCCCGGGATGCGGACGGCCGTGCGGAGCGCGCGGGCGAGGACGGGGTCGTTCATCGTGCCGAGTGAACCTCGTGCTCGTGAGCGCGCGGCAGCGTGCGGTCGCCGCCCCAGAGCGCACGGACGAGGCGCTGCGTCGTCTCGGCGCCGAAGTAACGGTCGCCCATCACGTTGGCGGGGTCACGCTCGGCGATGTTGCGGCGGATCGCCTCATCGTCGGCCGCCAGTGCGGCGCGCTCGGCGACCGGAACGGCCTCCGCGGCGTCGACCCACCCGAGCCAGCGGTCGAGGTGCTCCTCAGCGACCTCGGTCACGAGCTTGGTCATTTCCTCGCCGGCGGGCGCCATGTGGCAGAACGCGGTCGGCGAGAGGCCGGCGCGCACGAAGGCCGAACGGCTGACGAACGGCTCGAGGAAGCTCTCGTTCTGGAGCTGCTCCCAGCGAGCGTTGACAGGCTCGTAGTAGCGGTCGAACGAGTCGGTGTCGGTCACGAGATAGCTGCGCGGCACCGAGTCGAGGAAGAACCAGCCCTGCGGGAAGCAGCCGAGCGCCATGCCGAAGTGCGGGACCTTGACCTGCGGACCGAGCCAGATCGTCAGGTGGACGTTGCAGAACCCGGCGGTCGCGTTCTCCATGTGGGAGTGGACCATCCAGTCGATCTCGGGGCCGGCGTACGTGCGGACGCGGCCCTTGGCGCCGGTGTCACCGCCGAAGTCCTCGAGCGCCTCGGACGACGGGTCGCGCTCGAGCTCGAACCGCTCAGCGACCCGGTCTTTGAGACGCTCGACGAGGGCCAACCAGGTCGCGAAGGTCTCGCTGACGTCGGTCGGGCCCGACTCGTCGAGGTGCTCCTGCACGTACTTCAGACTCTGGCTCACGGGGGCTCCTTACGTGTCGTGCGACGTGATTCACGTTACGTTGAGACTATATATGATCTATACCCTGGACGGACAGAGTTCGGGAAGAGAATCTTGACCCGACCGGCGGCCCGCTCGGCGCTGATGTCCGGAGACGTAACCGAATCTTGATGACGTGCTGTCAGGACGGATACGCGGTCGCGCCGAGCCCCTCGCCGCCCGCCCTGAAGGCCGCAGGCGCATGGACGACACAGGTCTGCACGTGCTCCAAGATCCCCTCGTCGCCGTACTCCCTCCCCCATCCGGACCGCTTGACGCCCCCGAACGGCGCCCGCAACGACATGCCCGTCCGGTTGTGCGTGTTGACGAAGGTGAAGCCCGCGTCGAGCCGCGCGGCCAGGTCGAAGGCGCGCTGCTCGTCGACCGACCACACCGACGCACCGAGTCCCAGCTCGCCGGCGTTGGCGCGCGCGACGACCTCTTCCTCGGCGTCGAACGCGAGGATCGGCAGGGTCGGACCGAACTGCTCGGTCGCGACGACGTCGTCCGAGTCCGACGCACCCAGAACGAGGGTCGGCAGAACGTAGTAGCCCTCGTCGAGCCGCGCCTCGGGGTCGATGGTCCCGATCGGGACGACCTCCGCGCCCGCCGCCGCTGCGGAGTCGACCAGTGCCCGTACGCGCTCGGCCGAGGCCGCGCTCACGACCGGCCCCATCGTCACGCCGGGGGTCAACGGGTCGCCGACGCGCAGGATCCGGTCGGCCGCGGCACGCAGGGCCGTGACTACCTCGTCGTAGCGCGACCGGTGGACGTACAGGCGCTTGATCGCCATGCAGACCTGCCCGCTGGTCGCGAACGCGGCCATCAGCAGGCGCTCCGCGATGGACTCGTCCAGCTCGACGTCCGCGAGCAGGATCGCCGGGTCGTTGCCGCCGAGCTCCAGCAGCGACGGTGTCAGCGCCCCGGCGGCCGTACGGGCGAGTGCACGCCCCGCGACGTCGCCGCCGGTGAAGGCGACCCGGTCGACACCGCGGTGCCCGACCAGTGCGGTCGCGGTCTCGGCATCGCCGTGGACGACCTGGAGCAGGCCGGAAGGCAGGACGGCTGACATCGTGGCGACGACCTTCTCGACCGCGAACGGCGCGAGCGGTGACGGCTTCACGACGACGGCGTTGCCCGCGACCAGCGCCGGAGCGACCTTGAGCATGGCGAGGATCACGGGGGCGTTCCAGGGCGTGACGGCAGCGACGACCCCGTACGGCCGGTGGCGCAGCACGAGCCGTCCCTGGGCGTCGTCGATCTCGCTGTCGACGAGCAACGTCTCAGCGCGCGCGGCGACCCAGCGCAGCACGGTGACGGCGAAGCCCGCCTCGCCCCGACAGTCGGCCAGCGGCTTCCCGGTCTCGCGCGCCATCAGCGCGGCGACGTCGTCGAGCACCGGATCGAGCAGGTCGGCGGCTGCCCGCAGCGCCGCTGACCGCGAGGCCACCGGCTGGTCGCGCCACGTCGCCTGCGCCGCACGGGCACGCCCGACGGCGCGGTCGACTGCCGCCGGATCGTCGAACACGACCTCCCCCACCACCTCGCTCGTACGGGCGGGGTTCTCGCGGCGCGAGCCGGTGGCCGCGATCGTCACAGCGCGTCGCCCGCCGGCTCGAGCGGCCGCAGCGAGTCGATCATCGAGGTCCGGCGCAGGTATGCCCGCGCTGCCACCGGGTCCGCGGCGAGCGCGCGCAGCTCGGCGTGGTGCGCGGCGCGCGCGGAGGGGTCCTGCTCGCGCAGCTGCTTCCAGTTGTCGTGCGTGACCGTACGGACGTAGGACAGTGCGACGTCCCGGCGACCGGCGAGCACCACGTCGAGCGCGTCGAGGTCGGCCTCCCCCGCGAGCAGCGCCACCAGCGCGCGAGCGGTGAGCACCGCGTCGTGGATGCCGCTGTTCATGCCCATCCCGCCGAGCGGGTTGTTGACGTGCGCCGCGTCGCCCACGAGCACGACCCGGCCGGTACGGAAGCGCTCGGCGACCCGCTGGTGGACGAGGTAGAGCGAGGAGTGGAGCAGCTCCCACGGGCGGCCGAGGTCGGCGACGCCGCGCAGGCGCTCCTGGACGCGCGCGTCGGCGACCTCGGCGTCGGCCGGGCTGTCGGGGTCGGTCGGGAACAGGATGCGCCAGTGCTCCGGGGTCCGCAGCAGCACCAGCCACTCGGTCGGGTCGAAGACGTAGTTGACGTCGGCGATGCCGGGGAGCACGGCCGCCAGATCCTCGGTGGTCGAGACGACGAGGAAGCGCTCCGGGTAGGTGATGCCCTCGAACTCCGCACCGGTGCTCTTGCGCACGACCGAGCTCGCGCCGTCGGCACCGACCACCCAGTTGGCGGTCCAGGAACGTCCGCTGGCACTGGTGACGGTGACCCGGTCGTCAGCCTGCGTGACCGACGTCGCCGGCTCACCGAACTCGACCGTGCACCCGTCGTGCCGCCGGAGTCGCTCCAGCAGGATCGGCGTGAGCTTGCTCTGCTCGCACTGCACCCGGAACGGGTACGGGGTGTCGTCGGCGAGGATGCCGAGGTCCAGCTCGGCGACGGGGCCGTCCTGGCGGTCGCGGTACTGGAAGGCCTGGGAGACGATGCCGTGCTCCCGCAGCGCGTCGAGCACGCCGAGGTCGGCGAGCATCTCCAGCGTCGGCGGGTGGTAGGTGCTCGCCCGCGACTCCGCGGACAGTGACTCCCCCGCCTCCAGCACGGTCACCGCGTGACCGGCCTGCGCCAGCACGAGCGCCGTGGTGAGTCCGACGGGCCCCGCTCCCACGACCAGGATGTCGTTCGTCATCGTGCTGCCTCCTCGGCGTACGCCGCTTCCAGGACGAGCTGGTCTCCCAGCCCGACGAGCTCGGTCAGGTCGTCCCACGCCATCCGTGGGACGGCACCGGCATGGCCGGTGCGGGCGATCGCCGCGTACGTGTCGGCTGCCGCTCGGGCAGCAGCCAGCAGTGCGGAGACCGGGTGGATCACGAGGCGTACGCCGAGCTCGGCGAGGGTCCCGTCATCGGGATGGCCCGCATCGGGACCCTCGATCGCGCCGGCCGCCTCAGAACGATTCATCACCAGGGGCACCTCGCCGCCGAGCGCCGCCGAGACCTCGCGCAGCTCAGACAGGCCCGCGCCCTCGACGAACACGGCGTCGGCACCCGCCGCGACGAACGCGTGGGCCCGCGCGACGACGGCGTCGAGACCGTCGACCGAGAGCGCGTCCGTACGGGCGACGATCACGACGTCGGTGCCCGCCTCGACCGCGGCACGGACCCGGCCCGCCGCCTCGGCAAGCCCGACGACGGCCTTGCCGGTCATGTGACCGCACCGCTTCGGGGCGACCTGGTCCTCCAGGTGCAGCCCTGCGATGCCGGCCGCCGCGTACGCGCGCGTCGTGTGCCGCGCTTGCAACGCGTTGCCGTAGCCGGTGTCGGCATCGGCGAGCAGCGGGACGTCGGCCAGTGCCGGGACGACCTCACGGGCACGCGCGGCGATCTGGCTGCCGTGCACGAAGCCGAGGTCCGGCAGGCCGAGGCCGACCGCCGACGCGACCGCGCCCGAGAGACAGGTGGCGCGTGCGCCGGAGACCACCGCGAGCCGCGCGGTCACCGCGTCGTACACGCCGGGCAGGTGGACGACCTCGTCACCGGCGAGCAGGGTACGGAGGGTGGCGGCGGGAGAGGTGGCGCCGGTCATCGCCCGTGCAGCGCGAAGCTGCCCTCGACCCCGACGACCCGGGCGTTGGTGAAGCATCGGATCGTCTCCACCGTGCCCTCCTCGCCGAGCCCCGACAGGCCCCACGCCGGCCGCGGCGTCATGAGGTGCAGGCTCATGATCGTCGAGCCGTTCACCTTGACCTCGCCGGCACGCACGCGGCGGGCGAGCGCGAGCGCCCGGTCGGTGTCGGTGCCGACCACGTATCCCTCAAGCCCGTACGACGTGCCGTTGGCGAGCGCGAGGGCCTCGTCCTCGGTCGCGTAGGTGTGCACGGTCGCGATCGGGCCGAAGATCTCCTCCGCGGCAGCCGCGACCGGCACGCCGGTCACCAGTGCGGGCGCCAGGTAGTTGCCCGTGTCGGGGACGGGCGTCGCGCGGTGGACAGTGCCGCCGGCGGTGCCCAGCGCCTCGAGCGCCGACTCCAGGCGGGCCCGGTGGACCGAGTGGACGATCGGGCCGAGATCTGATGCCTCGTCCAGCGGGTCCCCCGCGGTGAGAGCGGTCAGCCGCTCGAGCGCCAGCTCGACGACCTCGTCGGCCATCGCCTCGGGCACGATCAAGCGTCCGAGCGCGCGGCACCACTGGCCGTTGAGGGTGGTCAGCAGGTCGACGGCAGCGTGCGCGGCCGCCTCAGGATCGGCGTCGGGCATCACGACGAGCGGGTTGTTGCCGCCGAGCTCCAGCTGGAGCGCGGCCAGCTTCTCGGCGCACGCGGCGGCGACCGCACGTCCTCCGACAGCGCCACCGGTGAACGACACGGCGCGGATGCGCGGGTCGGTGACGACCGTTCCGCCCACGGACGGTCCACCCTGGAGGAGCTGGAAGACCCCACCGTCGACCCCGGCTTCGGCCAGGACCTCAGCGACCGTAGTGCCGAGCAGCGTCGTCGCGTACGGGGCGTACTCGCTGGGCTTGAGGATCGTGGGGCAGCCTGCGGCGAGCGCGCTCGCGACCTTGTGCGCGGCCATCGGCGCGGGCGCGTTCCACGGGACCAGGCAGATCGCGGGCCCGACCGGCAGGCGCAGCACCTCGACGGCCTGACCGTTCGCGCCCGTCACCGGCGCATCGACCAGGGTCCCCGACCGCAGCATCTCGGCGGCGAGGCGGAAGGCGCCCGGGACGATCATGCCGACGATGGAGGTCTGACGGACCGGGACGCCGGTCGCGAACGCCTCCAGCGCCGCCAGTTCGGACTGGCGGGCCTCGAGCGCGACCGCCACGGCGTCGAGGAGGGCGGCCCGCTCGTCCGGCGACGTCGACGACCACGTCTCGCTGGTGTGGGCCGCGTCGGCAGCGGCCAGGGCCCGCTCCACGGAGTCCGGTGCGCTCTCGACGGCGTGCCCCAGAGACTCTCCGGTCGACGGATCCTCGAGGACGAGGTCGAGGGTGCCGGTCGCGGGAGCGACCTCACCCGCGACCACCTCGACCAGGGCTGGCAGCGTCACCGCGGCGATCGCCCCACCGTGCGCCGTACTCGTCATCCTTGTCCCGCCTTCGCCTTCGCGTCCACCGCGTCGGGCGTGGTCAGGCCGATCCACGACTCGTCGCTGACGAGCAGCTGAGCCAGGTCGAGGCGACCCCGCTCGGCGGGGAACGCCTGGACCAGACCCATCGCGGTGTCACGCACGGCGCGGCCGATGACGTTGTCCATCAACGCACCGGACGTTCCACACATCTTCAACGATCCGACCGCCACGGCAAAGGCCTTCTCGCAAACCGACCCCTTGGCGAGCTTCCAGTTCTTGACGACCTCGGGCTTGGGCAGGATCGGCGGGTCGCTCGACTCGAGCTCGACCTGGTAGCGCAGCCACAGGTGCATGTCGGTCAGGTCGTGCTGGGCCTCACCGATCAGCACCTGGTGCATCGGCGAGGACGCGATCGGCTTGCCGGTGTCGGCGAACTTGGCCTTCATGGTCCGCTCGAAGGCGTAGTCCCAGGCACCCTTCGCGATGCCGGCATAGATCGCCGCGATCGCGATCTGGTTGCCGACCCACGACCCGCGCGACATCGACGTCGCCCGGGCGAAGCCCGCCGGCACCGCCAGCGCGTGGTCGGCGGGGACGAAGCAGTCCTCCATCACGAGCCCGAAGTTGTCCGAGGCCCGCATGCCGAGACCGCTCCACTCCTGCCGGGGGCGGATGCCCTCGGAGTCGCGGGCGACGAGGAACAGCGAGATGCCGTCGATGCCGTCGATGTCGGCACGGCGCGCGGTGACGAGGTAGAAGTCGGCGGTGCCGGAGAGGCAGCCGAACGACTTCTCGCCGTTGAGGAGCCAGCCGCCCTCGACCGGCGTGGCCGTCGTCGAGATGAGGACGTTGGCGTTGCTCGCCTTGGCGGCCTCGCTCGCGAAGTTGGCGAGGCAGCGCTCCTCGGTGCCCATGAGGTGGAGGACACGCTCGGCGAACGCACGGACCTCGTCCGCCTCGTCGTCGGTGTAGAGCCCGGCCTCGAGCGCAGCGAGCGGCAGCAGCCCGCGCGACGATGCCGAGCAGTGGAAGAAGTACGCGAGCGCGGTCGAACCGCAGACCGTCCCGAGCGCGTACGTGGTGGCGACGAGGTCACGGAGGCCCCCGCCGAGGCCGCCGTACTCCTTCGGGACGACAAGACCGAGCAGCCCGGCCTCGGCGAGGAGCTTGACGTGGCCCTCGGGGAACGCGCCACGGGCGTCGGCCTCCTGGGCGGCGTCACGGATGGCGGGGAGGATCGCCTCGACCCGGGCAGCGCGCTCGCGCTCCTCGGGGCTGAGGTCGGTCAAGAGGTGTTCGGCGGTCAGCATGGCCGTCATCAGCTCCTACAGGGAAGGCATTGGGGTGGGATGGGAGGTGCTCGCGGGCGAACCGTGCGGGGACGGCGGGGCCGAGGAGCCGGGCGGGTGTTCTCGGAGGCGGCGCGCGAGGCGGTCCAGTGCCACGGCGTCCGCGGGGGTGGTGACGTCGAGGGTCCCGAGCAGGCGCACGAGGTCCTCGGTTGCGACGGCGCCGTCGAGGCCGCCGAGCGTGGTGTCGAAGTGGTGGACTCCCGACTTCAGCGCCGTGAGCACGTTGACCAGGCCGAGCCGGTCCTTGTCACGCAGCCGGAGGCGGAGCGGGACGGGCCGGGCGAGGCCGACGGCGTCCTGCAGGAGGGCCCGCACCTGAAGCGGCGTCGCCGAGCCGGAGGTGTCGTCGAGGCAGATCTCGGTGGCGCCCGAGTGCGCGAGCACGTCGATCGCCGCGAGCGCCGACTCGCTGCCGGCCACGGCGAACGCGTCGTCGAGGATCACGACGCGGCCCGTCGCGGCGTCATCGCCCGCGAGCTCCCGGGCGAGCACGGCGGCACGCTCGACCGAGCGGGGGTCGTGGCCGTCGGCCCTGACCTCGAGGACCGAGATGCCCCGGTCGATTGCCCGACGCGCCTGCGCCGCGGACTCCACGAGCGCGCTTCGGTGAGCGGCATCCGCGCTGTCGACCGCTGCGCCGCTCCCCCACGGGAAGGTCTCGAGAGACGCGCCGGCCGTCAGGTCGGCGACACGCACGCGGATGCCCGAGCGGCGGACGTGGCGGGCTGTCCGGTGGACCGAGTCGCCGACCTCGCCGCGTGCCGCCAACGAGGTGACGAGACCGCTGTCGGCGAGTGTCGCGACGTCGGGGAGGACGTCGGCGAACTGGCCCCATCCGCGGGAATGGAAGAGCAGAGGTGCCGTACGACGGGCGGCGTGGCCCGCGAGCACCTCCCCGACGAAGATCGTGTGGTCT
This genomic window contains:
- a CDS encoding aromatic ring-hydroxylating dioxygenase subunit alpha, whose protein sequence is MFKNFWYAVEFSEDLPAGTPKKVKLLGQQLVIYRKSSDNSVVAMSDLCVHRGAALSGGEVKDDCIVCPYHGWEYEPDGSVRKIPAHPDKGIPRKARIDAYPVQEKHRFIWIYMGDLPEAERPPLPDWSAIDDTETYRAVTGSFLWKSNYERILENGVDVAHTPFVHGGVFGNKEKPEVPEFEIEESEWHCKVSVKLNPPNSKGIWGMLNPNKTKDLMKRPQVPVSTTWWLPNMILLEVDTPMGKLKIFDVNIPIDEETTLVKFVALRTFFKGKWADRDARRRVFKVLYEDEAVVNGVRPELLPFDLSAELHVKSDYNAVLYRRRRQELIDKGWSVEGNTIVGEGPARVEARVIPSPTRKEVPELASAWNFKEVRSKELLGKRVEREERGDVPRTDSTKTTTREEEVPA
- a CDS encoding alpha/beta hydrolase, with protein sequence MNDPVLARALRTAVRIPGAEAPYDTAHVTVRYPALPATTTAERMSGRLAADPAGAPYPLAVILSGVNVCADAYAWLAVRLVEAGFVAVTYDWVGELFPPSEHSVGEYGLTPGVDLGTVGPDTYGSGPTTQALRPVLGAVTALGESGPLAGLLDTGAVALFGHSAGGTVALQSASPQWFPEVRAVATYGAHTKASQMLGHPPSTLLPAPVEAPVMLLAGTADGVVAASAIRYGEDPDAPAHDPITATWERALPSTTEAWLVHLADATHMLAIHPEDPTTARGFLEDPSTGDAAAQRDALATTVTSFLRATVRGDVEAKNALELLAEQPRSEIAEIRRR
- a CDS encoding oxidoreductase — protein: MSQSLKYVQEHLDESGPTDVSETFATWLALVERLKDRVAERFELERDPSSEALEDFGGDTGAKGRVRTYAGPEIDWMVHSHMENATAGFCNVHLTIWLGPQVKVPHFGMALGCFPQGWFFLDSVPRSYLVTDTDSFDRYYEPVNARWEQLQNESFLEPFVSRSAFVRAGLSPTAFCHMAPAGEEMTKLVTEVAEEHLDRWLGWVDAAEAVPVAERAALAADDEAIRRNIAERDPANVMGDRYFGAETTQRLVRALWGGDRTLPRAHEHEVHSAR
- a CDS encoding aldehyde dehydrogenase family protein codes for the protein MTIAATGSRRENPARTSEVVGEVVFDDPAAVDRAVGRARAAQATWRDQPVASRSAALRAAADLLDPVLDDVAALMARETGKPLADCRGEAGFAVTVLRWVAARAETLLVDSEIDDAQGRLVLRHRPYGVVAAVTPWNAPVILAMLKVAPALVAGNAVVVKPSPLAPFAVEKVVATMSAVLPSGLLQVVHGDAETATALVGHRGVDRVAFTGGDVAGRALARTAAGALTPSLLELGGNDPAILLADVELDESIAERLLMAAFATSGQVCMAIKRLYVHRSRYDEVVTALRAAADRILRVGDPLTPGVTMGPVVSAASAERVRALVDSAAAAGAEVVPIGTIDPEARLDEGYYVLPTLVLGASDSDDVVATEQFGPTLPILAFDAEEEVVARANAGELGLGASVWSVDEQRAFDLAARLDAGFTFVNTHNRTGMSLRAPFGGVKRSGWGREYGDEGILEHVQTCVVHAPAAFRAGGEGLGATAYPS
- a CDS encoding NAD(P)/FAD-dependent oxidoreductase, whose translation is MTNDILVVGAGPVGLTTALVLAQAGHAVTVLEAGESLSAESRASTYHPPTLEMLADLGVLDALREHGIVSQAFQYRDRQDGPVAELDLGILADDTPYPFRVQCEQSKLTPILLERLRRHDGCTVEFGEPATSVTQADDRVTVTSASGRSWTANWVVGADGASSVVRKSTGAEFEGITYPERFLVVSTTEDLAAVLPGIADVNYVFDPTEWLVLLRTPEHWRILFPTDPDSPADAEVADARVQERLRGVADLGRPWELLHSSLYLVHQRVAERFRTGRVVLVGDAAHVNNPLGGMGMNSGIHDAVLTARALVALLAGEADLDALDVVLAGRRDVALSYVRTVTHDNWKQLREQDPSARAAHHAELRALAADPVAARAYLRRTSMIDSLRPLEPAGDAL
- a CDS encoding oxaloacetate decarboxylase, with the protein product MTGATSPAATLRTLLAGDEVVHLPGVYDAVTARLAVVSGARATCLSGAVASAVGLGLPDLGFVHGSQIAARAREVVPALADVPLLADADTGYGNALQARHTTRAYAAAGIAGLHLEDQVAPKRCGHMTGKAVVGLAEAAGRVRAAVEAGTDVVIVARTDALSVDGLDAVVARAHAFVAAGADAVFVEGAGLSELREVSAALGGEVPLVMNRSEAAGAIEGPDAGHPDDGTLAELGVRLVIHPVSALLAAARAAADTYAAIARTGHAGAVPRMAWDDLTELVGLGDQLVLEAAYAEEAAR
- a CDS encoding aldehyde dehydrogenase is translated as MTSTAHGGAIAAVTLPALVEVVAGEVAPATGTLDLVLEDPSTGESLGHAVESAPDSVERALAAADAAHTSETWSSTSPDERAALLDAVAVALEARQSELAALEAFATGVPVRQTSIVGMIVPGAFRLAAEMLRSGTLVDAPVTGANGQAVEVLRLPVGPAICLVPWNAPAPMAAHKVASALAAGCPTILKPSEYAPYATTLLGTTVAEVLAEAGVDGGVFQLLQGGPSVGGTVVTDPRIRAVSFTGGAVGGRAVAAACAEKLAALQLELGGNNPLVVMPDADPEAAAHAAVDLLTTLNGQWCRALGRLIVPEAMADEVVELALERLTALTAGDPLDEASDLGPIVHSVHRARLESALEALGTAGGTVHRATPVPDTGNYLAPALVTGVPVAAAAEEIFGPIATVHTYATEDEALALANGTSYGLEGYVVGTDTDRALALARRVRAGEVKVNGSTIMSLHLMTPRPAWGLSGLGEEGTVETIRCFTNARVVGVEGSFALHGR
- a CDS encoding acyl-CoA dehydrogenase family protein; this encodes MTAMLTAEHLLTDLSPEERERAARVEAILPAIRDAAQEADARGAFPEGHVKLLAEAGLLGLVVPKEYGGLGGGLRDLVATTYALGTVCGSTALAYFFHCSASSRGLLPLAALEAGLYTDDEADEVRAFAERVLHLMGTEERCLANFASEAAKASNANVLISTTATPVEGGWLLNGEKSFGCLSGTADFYLVTARRADIDGIDGISLFLVARDSEGIRPRQEWSGLGMRASDNFGLVMEDCFVPADHALAVPAGFARATSMSRGSWVGNQIAIAAIYAGIAKGAWDYAFERTMKAKFADTGKPIASSPMHQVLIGEAQHDLTDMHLWLRYQVELESSDPPILPKPEVVKNWKLAKGSVCEKAFAVAVGSLKMCGTSGALMDNVIGRAVRDTAMGLVQAFPAERGRLDLAQLLVSDESWIGLTTPDAVDAKAKAGQG
- a CDS encoding flavin reductase is translated as MVEASTFRDVLAQWPSGVTIVTTVVDGVRHGMTASSFSSVSLDPPLVSICLDRRLYSHGLVESSGVFGISVLAKDQAEVARRFAGMAGEVADRFDGETWSTAATGVPLLDSALGWLDCRVLHAYPGGDHTIFVGEVLAGHAARRTAPLLFHSRGWGQFADVLPDVATLADSGLVTSLAARGEVGDSVHRTARHVRRSGIRVRVADLTAGASLETFPWGSGAAVDSADAAHRSALVESAAQARRAIDRGISVLEVRADGHDPRSVERAAVLARELAGDDAATGRVVILDDAFAVAGSESALAAIDVLAHSGATEICLDDTSGSATPLQVRALLQDAVGLARPVPLRLRLRDKDRLGLVNVLTALKSGVHHFDTTLGGLDGAVATEDLVRLLGTLDVTTPADAVALDRLARRLREHPPGSSAPPSPHGSPASTSHPTPMPSL